A stretch of DNA from Patescibacteria group bacterium:
TCTGTTTCTATTTCTTGAATTTCCTCTGTCCCTGGTCTTTGAATCTCATCTTTAGCTTTTGATTTTTGGCTTTGTAATTCCTTAATAATCTTATCCCTTTCTTCATCGGAATAAGCGTATTCAACCAGCCTGCCTTTTTGCAAGCGGTATAAAGGCGGCTGGGCAATGTATAGATAACCGTTTTCAATCACCGGTTGGAAATAGCGGAAAAATAAAGTTAAAAGTAAAGTCTTAATATGGGCGCCGTCAACATCGGCATCGGTCATAATCACAACTTTGTGATAGCGAAGCTTGGACAGATTAAATTCTTGGGCAATAGCAGTGCCCAAAGCAACAATTAAAGATTTTATCTCTTCATTAGTCAGCATTTTTTCCATTCTGACTTTTTCCACATTAAGCGGCTTGCCGCGCAAAGGCAGAATCGCCTGGATTCTTCTGTCCCGGCCCTCCTTGGCCGAACCCCCAGCTGACTGTCCTTCAACAATAAACAACTCTGATTCTTCAGGATTTTTTGATTGACAATCAGCTAACTTGCCCGGCAAAGAAGCGCCCTCTAAAACCCCCTTTCTCAAAACCGACTCTTTGGCGGCTTTGGCAGCCAATCTGGCTCTGGCGGCTAAACCGGCTTTTTCAATAATTGCCTTGGCATCATCGCGATTTTTCTCTAAAAACTCTTTTAAGGCCGGACCGATAACTGCCTCAACCGCAGACCGAGCTTCGGGATTGCCTAATTTGGCTTTAGTCTGGCCTTCAAACTGCGGCTCTCTTAATTTAACCGAGATAATTGCCATCAAGCCCTCCCGGACATCGTCGCCGGTGAATCCATTTTCGCCGTTCAGTTTTTCTGCTTTGGCGTAATCATTAATCGCCCGGGTCAAGGCAGCCCGAAACCCGGTCAGATGCATCCCGCCTTCTCCGGTCCGGATATTGTTGGCAAAAGAAACTTCTAAAGACTGGACGTCATTAACATAGCCAAGCGCAACCTCAATCTCCATTGAATCAATCTCTTTTTCTACATAAAAAATATTCTCATGAAGCAGCTTCTGGCTGCCAATTAAATAGCGAAGCAAAGAAACAATCCCGCCTTCAAAATAAAAACTGTATTTTTCCGGCGACGCTTCCGGACTCCTCTCGTCAGTAAGATTAATCCTGGTTCCGGACTGAAGATAAGCCTGCTCCCGCAAATGATCAATCACTTTTTTAAAATCAAACTTTATCTCCGGAAACACTTCTGGATCCGGCTCAAAAACCACGGTCGTGCCGGTTTGGTTGCATCTGCCGGTTTTTTTGACTCCGGCTTTGGGCTTACCCCGCTGATATTCTTGGGTCCAAAGAAAATTATCCCGACAAACCTCGACTTTCAAATATTTTGATAAAGCATTAACCACAGAAACGCCCACTCCGTGCAAGCCTCCGGAGATTTTATAAGATTCGCCGCCGAACTTGCCGCCGGCATGCAAAGTGCACATCACGGTTTCCAAAGTTGATTTTTTAGTCTGGGGGTGTTTTTCCACCGGAATGCCCCGGCCATCGTCTTTAACAAAAACCTGATTCTCTGGCAAAAGCCGAATCTCAACATTATGAGCATAGCCAGCGAGCGCTTCGTCAAGTGAATTATGCACCATCACCGGGGCAAAACCACCGATAAAGTTTTCACTCCCGGGAATCGAAAGGTCATAAACCCAAGGGCGCTGATAACTGATTTCTTTGATTTTAACGACTCTAAGAACTCCTAAATCGGAATAAACGAATCTTTCCGCCGGGGACAAAAGAATAATTTTGTTTTGCTTTAATAATTGAAAAACTTTAGTTGTCGAGATGCCGCCTTGCCCACTACTAAATGCCCAGTGAGTCGGGCCGTCAAGACATTCTTGGGCAACTTCCTGATAGGGGAAATTATTAATATAAGAAGCGCTGGTCTGCCAGTAAAAATCAATCCTTTTTGAATAGAGTCGGCGGTTAAAATCTGCTCTTCTTGTTCTGCTCTTATAATTAAGCTCAATGCTCTCCTTTCTTACTTTATTAATTTCTGTAATTGAAAATGTCTTCCCCAAAGAAAATAAAAGATAGCTCAAGCCATCAATTAATTCCTGACTTGCTGAAGCAGCGGAAAATTTGGCCTTGTCATTGTCGTTGGGCCCGATATTATTGATTAAACACCGGGTGAATTTTTTTGAAGGATAGCCATCGCCGGCCAGATAAGCAATCAAATATCTTGCTCTTAGCTCCGGGCCCAGATTAAAGATTAACCAGGGAACATCTTTTTTGTGGCTGTTATCGCCGGTCTTAAATACTTTGCTGAAAACAAGGCTTATCAGCAAGGAATCTATCTGTAAAGTTACGGCGCTTTCATGGGCATAATGCGACTTTGCCTTATAGCTAAAAACTTTTTTAATTAACTCAATAGTATAATTAATTAACTCTGTTTCGTGGGCGCCAAAACTAAAAACAATCCGGTTTGTCTTGCCGCTAATATTTGTCCCTTCAGCGGCATAAATTCCAAGAAGCTCAATTAAATCTTTATTAACCGGAATAACCGGTTTTATCTTAAAAGCATCGTTTCTTTTGTCGCCCAAAAAACAACCGCTGAATTTGATTTGCTCCTCTCTGGATAAAGAACGGACAAAATTAAACGGCAAGTAATCATATCGCTTAAAGTCATAGAGAATATTTGACCAGCTCCGATTGGTTGATTTATTTTCAAGACTATTTTCTTGGCAGAATTTTTTTATTAATGGCTTGAACTCATTAGTCAAAATCTTTTTAACTCCATAGAGAAAAATTGACCCGGTTTCCGAAGCAGACAGTTTTAGCAATTCTTGAAAAAGGTTAATCTCGGTTAAATATTTTTCCGGTTCAATAAAATTCTTTGGCACAACAACATAATCCCCTTTCCCCAAATCAGCTCCTTTGATTGGAACAACCGCTCCGTTTTTTAGGGTAAAAAGCGAATGATAAGGAGTAATCTGAACTTTGCGATTATTTTGCAGGGTAATTTCATAGATTTTGCTATTAACTCGGTGACGGATTAAACTAGAGACGGGCCGCCAAGAAAGTTTTAGGCTTAGAGGGTCAAAGCTTAAAGCTTTAATATTAAAACCAGACCTCAAAGTTTCCATTGTCCCGCCCCTGTTTACTGCTTTGGGATTTTTCTCTATTGCTGAATCAATAATTTCTCCGATCTTTTTCAAAACTACCCGACCGCCTTCTTCAATCAATACCGGTGTTTCGTAAGTCAAACTATTGTCCACGACCTCCCAGATTAAGTGATGCAGGCCGTCAATTCCGGTTGAGCCAATATACATTCCCGGCCTTTTCCTGACCGGTTCCAGCCCCTCTAAAACATAAATGTCTTTGGCAGTATATGAGCCGGATTTTGGTTCTGATTTTGTTTTTTTTGTTAGTTTTTTTGCCATAATAATTATTTCAATTCAGCTTTAAATCTGTCTTTTAATTGTTTGATAATCTTCTTTTCCGATTTCTCCGCTTCCTCGCTGATTAAGGTCCGCTTTTCTGATTGGTAAACCACTCGGAAAGAAACTGATTTTTTATTATCAGGCAAATTATAAATGCCTAAAAATTTAATTTTTTTAACCAGCTTATCAATATTTGCCAAAGAGTCCAGAATTTCCTGCCAGTTGATTTGTTGGTTTAAAACCACGGTTAGGTCGCGGGTTATCGCCGGATAAGCCGGCAAGAATTGATATTTTGGCGGAACAATAAATCCTCTTTCTCCAACCAACTGGCTAAAGTCAAACTCAAATAAAACAATTTGCCTGTTGCCCAAACCCAGTTCGCGGCAAAGCCCGATTTTTAATTGGCCCAGATAACCGATTGGCTTGGCTTTTAATTTAACCATTAAACTTTTCCCGGATTCAAGAAATTCTATCTCTTTATTTTGGCTAAAGTTAAATCCGGTCTGTCCAGAAATCTCCAGCAGCTGTTCAGTTATGCCTTTAGCCAACAAAAACAAGTCCGGCTCTTTATTCCCGGCCAAAGCGCCCGCAAGCATTTTCGGCTGTTTGGGCAGATTGTCCTGGCCGTCAAATTCGCCCTGGCCGGGTTGAAAAACTCTGGTTAATTCAAAAATTTTAAACTGGTCAAAAAACCTTAAATTAGTTTCAATATTTTTTATCAAATTGGGAATTAAGCTCGGCTGGAGAAACCGGGTTTCTTCAGTTGGCGGATGGGCCAGTTCTAACAAGCGATTTTTAAAGCCCAATCGGTTTAAGATCTTCTCCTCTGCCCAAGGATAATTAAACACCTCGGTCATGCCGCAAGCCAAAGATAAGTAATTTTTAATTTTGCTCTCCAGATCAAACTCTAACTGATATTTAGCTTTTTCC
This window harbors:
- a CDS encoding DNA gyrase subunit B, which gives rise to MDNSLTYETPVLIEEGGRVVLKKIGEIIDSAIEKNPKAVNRGGTMETLRSGFNIKALSFDPLSLKLSWRPVSSLIRHRVNSKIYEITLQNNRKVQITPYHSLFTLKNGAVVPIKGADLGKGDYVVVPKNFIEPEKYLTEINLFQELLKLSASETGSIFLYGVKKILTNEFKPLIKKFCQENSLENKSTNRSWSNILYDFKRYDYLPFNFVRSLSREEQIKFSGCFLGDKRNDAFKIKPVIPVNKDLIELLGIYAAEGTNISGKTNRIVFSFGAHETELINYTIELIKKVFSYKAKSHYAHESAVTLQIDSLLISLVFSKVFKTGDNSHKKDVPWLIFNLGPELRARYLIAYLAGDGYPSKKFTRCLINNIGPNDNDKAKFSAASASQELIDGLSYLLFSLGKTFSITEINKVRKESIELNYKSRTRRADFNRRLYSKRIDFYWQTSASYINNFPYQEVAQECLDGPTHWAFSSGQGGISTTKVFQLLKQNKIILLSPAERFVYSDLGVLRVVKIKEISYQRPWVYDLSIPGSENFIGGFAPVMVHNSLDEALAGYAHNVEIRLLPENQVFVKDDGRGIPVEKHPQTKKSTLETVMCTLHAGGKFGGESYKISGGLHGVGVSVVNALSKYLKVEVCRDNFLWTQEYQRGKPKAGVKKTGRCNQTGTTVVFEPDPEVFPEIKFDFKKVIDHLREQAYLQSGTRINLTDERSPEASPEKYSFYFEGGIVSLLRYLIGSQKLLHENIFYVEKEIDSMEIEVALGYVNDVQSLEVSFANNIRTGEGGMHLTGFRAALTRAINDYAKAEKLNGENGFTGDDVREGLMAIISVKLREPQFEGQTKAKLGNPEARSAVEAVIGPALKEFLEKNRDDAKAIIEKAGLAARARLAAKAAKESVLRKGVLEGASLPGKLADCQSKNPEESELFIVEGQSAGGSAKEGRDRRIQAILPLRGKPLNVEKVRMEKMLTNEEIKSLIVALGTAIAQEFNLSKLRYHKVVIMTDADVDGAHIKTLLLTLFFRYFQPVIENGYLYIAQPPLYRLQKGRLVEYAYSDEERDKIIKELQSQKSKAKDEIQRPGTEEIQEIETEGEVVKGISIQRYKGLGEMNPEQLWETTMDPEKRMIKKVTIEDAIEADKLFDSLMGSEVLPRKKFIQSQASFVKEIDV